The Devosia yakushimensis DNA window CGTCTTCTTCCTTGAACAGCACTTTGGGGCGGCCGATGGTCAGCTCGAACCCTTCCCGGCGCATGTTTTCGATCAGGACGGCCAGCTGCAATTCGCCGCGGCCAGCCACGTCATAGCTGTCATTGTCGTCGCCGGGGGTGACGCGGATGGCCACATTGCCCTCGGCCTCGCGGAACAGGCGCTCGCGGATGACGCGCGACTGCACCTTGTCGCCTTCGCGGCCGGCCAGGGGGCCGTCATTGATGCGGAAGGTGACCGACAGGGTCGGCGGATCAATCGGCTTGGCGGTGATCGGGGTCGAGACAGAAAGCGCGCAGATCGTATCGGCCACGGTCGAGGTCTCAAGCCCGGCAATAGCCACGATGTCGCCGGCTTCGCCGACATCGATCGGGGTGCGTTCGAGGCCGCGGAAGGCCAGCACCTTGGACACGCGGCCCTTTTCGACTTCCTTGCCTTCACGGTTGAGCGTGTGGATCGGATCGTTCGACTTGACGCTGCCCGAGGCGATGCGGCCGGTCAGGATACGGCCCAGGAACGGATTGCGCTCGATAGTGGTGACGAGCATGCGGAAGGCGCCCTCTTCCACCTGGGGCTCGGGCACATGCTCGACGACCTTGTCGAGCAACGGGCCCAGGCTTTCCTTGGGGCCGGTGGGATCGAAAGCCATCCAGCCCTGCTTGGCCGACCCGTAGAGCACGGGGAAATCGAGCTGTTCGGGCGTGGCGTCGAGCGCGATGAAGAGATCGAAGATTTCTTCGAGCACTTCCAGATGCCGCTCATCGGCCTTGTCGATCTTGTTGATGGCAACGATGGGACGCAGACCCTGTGCCAGCGCCTTGCCGAGCACGAACTTGGTCTGGGGCATCGGGCCTTCGGCCGCGTCCACCAGGATCACCACGCCATCGACCATGGACAGGATACGTTCGACCTCGCCGCCGAAATCGGCGTGTCCGGGCGTATCCACGATATTGATGCGGGTTTCTTTCCACAGCAGGCTCGTGACCTTGGCCAGGATAGTGATGCCGCGTTCGCGTTCGATGTCATTGCTGTCCATGGCGCGTTCTTCGACGCGCTCGTTTTCGCGGAACGAACCGGACTGCTTGAGCAGCACGTCGATCAGCGTAGTCTTGCCATGGTCAACGTGGGCGATGATGGCGATATTGCGCAAGCTCATAGGGATCAGCCTCATTGGCATGATCCCAAAAATTGGCCCCGCAAATGGTTCGGGGCGCGCCTTGGCTGAAATCATGCGGAAACATGAACGCCAGCCGCATTTTGGGCAGGCTGGCGCATTTGTCGCGGCTCTTACAGCACTTGGACCCGCCCGACAAGCGTCCGCCATGCAAAGGTGGGTTGCAGGGGCAATCGCAGACTAGGCCGCGATCTCTCCACGTTCGCCTCCCTCCCCCTTGAGGGGAGGGATCGAGGGTGGGGGTCGATGGGCTCCTGCGCAAATCTCCAAGACCCCCTCCCTGGCCCTCCCCTCAAGGGGGGAGGGGACGCAGAAGCCTCTGCCGAGGTGATCGTTGTTAGAGAGATTTCAACGAGCGCGGCAACTCCCC harbors:
- the typA gene encoding translational GTPase TypA, which encodes MSLRNIAIIAHVDHGKTTLIDVLLKQSGSFRENERVEERAMDSNDIERERGITILAKVTSLLWKETRINIVDTPGHADFGGEVERILSMVDGVVILVDAAEGPMPQTKFVLGKALAQGLRPIVAINKIDKADERHLEVLEEIFDLFIALDATPEQLDFPVLYGSAKQGWMAFDPTGPKESLGPLLDKVVEHVPEPQVEEGAFRMLVTTIERNPFLGRILTGRIASGSVKSNDPIHTLNREGKEVEKGRVSKVLAFRGLERTPIDVGEAGDIVAIAGLETSTVADTICALSVSTPITAKPIDPPTLSVTFRINDGPLAGREGDKVQSRVIRERLFREAEGNVAIRVTPGDDNDSYDVAGRGELQLAVLIENMRREGFELTIGRPKVLFKEEDGVKLEPVEEVIIDVDDEFTGSVVQKLTERKGELTDMRPSGVGRTRIKLLVPTRALIGYQPELLSDTRGTAIFNRLFHSFVPYKGDLPGRRTGVLISNGTGQSVAFALWNLEDRGPIMIDAGVDIYEGMIIGEHSRDNDLEVNALKGKQLTNIRTTSKDEAVRLTTPKKLSLEQSLGYIAEDEYVEVTPKSIRLRKIWLDPNDRKRALRAKAG